TGAGGACGTCCAATGATACTACGTTTTAAAGTAATTTTTAATTCGCTCATTTTTGGTCCCCCTTATCCGATTAGTTCGTCAACAGAAATGCCTCTAAGTTCAGCCACTTCTTCTGCACGTTTTAGTCTACTTAATCCTTCAACAGTTGCACGAACAACGTTGACAGGTGTGTTTGATCCTAAAGATTTACTTGTAATATCAGAAATACCCGCTAACTCAAGGACGGCACGCACTGGTCCACCAGCAGCAACCCCAGAACCGGCTACAGCAGGTTTCATAAGGATACGTCCACCACAGAATGATCCAATCACTTCGTGAGGAATTGTTGAGCCTACCATTGGTACTTCGATTAAGTTTTTCTTAGCATCTTCTACTGCTTTACGAATTGCTTCAGGTACTTCTTGAGCTTTACCAGTACCAAATCCAACGTGACCATTTCTATCTCCAACTACTACTAAAGCAGCAAAGCGTAGACGACGTCCACCTTTAACAACTTTAGATACGCGGTTAATAGCTACTACGCGGTCTTCTAAGTCGAATTGTCTAGCATCTAAATTAGCCATGAATGGTGTTCCTCCTTTTCCTAAAATTCTAGTCCATTTTCACGTGCTGCTTCAGCTAATGCAGCTACACGTCCATGGTAAAGGTATCCACCACGGTCAAAGACTACTTCTTTAATACCTTTTTCTGTTGCTTTTTTAGCGATTGAAGCTCCTACAGCTGTAGCTGCTTCTGTTTTGTTTTCTCCTGCGATATCTTTATCAACAGTAGAGGCACTTGCAAGTGTCACACCCGCTACGTCATCAATTAATTGAGCGTAGATGTTTTTGTTAGAACGGAATACGTTCAAGCGTGGGCACTCGGCAGTACCAGAGATTTTACTACGTACGCGTTGATGTCTTTTTTGGCGCACTTTATTTTTATCTGGTTTTGAAATCACACTTGTCACCTCATTAGTTTATTTGTTATTTACCAGTTTTACCTTCTTTACGTCTTACGTGTTCGCCAACATAGCGAATACCTTTGCCTTTGTAAGGTTCAGGAGGACGTACTCCACGAATGTTTGCTGAAAGTTCACCAACAACTTCTTTGTTAGACCCTTTAACAACAATTTGTGTATTTGAAGGAACTTCAATTGTGATGCCTTCTGGTGTTTCAAACTCAACTGGATGTGAATATCCAACGTTTAAAACAAGTTTTTTACCTTGTAATTGAGCACGGTAACCAACACCAATTAGTTCAAGAGCTTTTTCAAACCCTTCACTAACACCAACAACCATGTTGTTTAAGTTAGCACGCATTGTACCATGTAAGGTTTTGTTTTCTTTAGTATCATCAGGACGAGTTAAGACAACTTCACCTTCTGAAATGTTTAACGTAATATTTGGTGAAAACTCACGAGTTAATTCACCTTTTGGACCTTTAACCGTAACAGTGTTTCCTGATTGCGTTACTGTAACACCTGCAGGAACTACGACTGGTTTATTTCCGATACGACTCACTCTAGGCCACCTCCTTGATTAATAATTTTTTACCAAACGTATGCTAGTACTTCTCCACCAGTATTACGCTCTCTTGCTTCTTTATCAGTTAAGATACCTTCTGAAGTTGAGATAATAGCTATACCTAAACCATTTAA
This genomic stretch from Vagococcus sp. CY52-2 harbors:
- the rpsE gene encoding 30S ribosomal protein S5; this encodes MANLDARQFDLEDRVVAINRVSKVVKGGRRLRFAALVVVGDRNGHVGFGTGKAQEVPEAIRKAVEDAKKNLIEVPMVGSTIPHEVIGSFCGGRILMKPAVAGSGVAAGGPVRAVLELAGISDITSKSLGSNTPVNVVRATVEGLSRLKRAEEVAELRGISVDELIG
- the rplR gene encoding 50S ribosomal protein L18, with protein sequence MISKPDKNKVRQKRHQRVRSKISGTAECPRLNVFRSNKNIYAQLIDDVAGVTLASASTVDKDIAGENKTEAATAVGASIAKKATEKGIKEVVFDRGGYLYHGRVAALAEAARENGLEF
- the rplF gene encoding 50S ribosomal protein L6, producing MSRIGNKPVVVPAGVTVTQSGNTVTVKGPKGELTREFSPNITLNISEGEVVLTRPDDTKENKTLHGTMRANLNNMVVGVSEGFEKALELIGVGYRAQLQGKKLVLNVGYSHPVEFETPEGITIEVPSNTQIVVKGSNKEVVGELSANIRGVRPPEPYKGKGIRYVGEHVRRKEGKTGK